From Pedobacter indicus, a single genomic window includes:
- the fucP gene encoding L-fucose:H+ symporter permease: protein MSSTKKRSFFRGENGVNYFVPFIFICSLFLLWGFAHGFLDVLDKHFQDLLHVSKAQSGFVQFSLYIGYLAMAIPAGLFIKRFGYQKGIIFGLILFAIGAFLFYPAAKLAAFIPFLLALFVLACGLAFLETAANPYSIALGPKESSARRINISQSFNGLGWILGPLIGGWFIFGTEATGEHDKFDSLVTPYMMIGCIVVVVTIVFLFIKLPEIKEEMGTETEENPPMRNLLKHPAFILAVIAQFLYVAAQTGTNSFFINYVIDAIPKLQDPIADIMANLGYFGEVFMPKNDEQAASLILAIGGMGAFFIGRLSGSYFMKFMAPQRLLALYAVVNTILVVIVILDIGWVSVFSLFTTYFFMSIMFPTIFALGVADLGTLTKKGSSFLVMAVAGGAFCPPIMGLIADHSTMATAFIVPVFCFAFIAWYAIWGVRKLKIDKISMAHH from the coding sequence ATGAGTTCGACAAAAAAAAGATCATTTTTTAGGGGAGAGAATGGTGTAAATTATTTTGTGCCATTTATATTTATATGCAGCCTCTTTTTGCTTTGGGGTTTTGCACATGGGTTTTTGGATGTGCTGGATAAGCACTTTCAAGATCTGCTACATGTATCAAAAGCGCAGTCTGGTTTTGTACAATTTTCACTTTATATAGGCTATTTGGCGATGGCAATTCCAGCCGGTTTGTTTATTAAGCGTTTCGGGTATCAAAAAGGGATTATCTTTGGCTTAATATTATTTGCAATTGGTGCCTTTTTGTTCTATCCTGCTGCAAAACTGGCTGCTTTTATCCCTTTTCTATTAGCATTATTTGTGTTGGCCTGTGGTTTGGCTTTTCTTGAAACAGCAGCAAACCCATATTCGATAGCTTTGGGACCCAAGGAAAGCTCAGCCAGGCGGATTAATATCTCTCAATCTTTTAATGGATTGGGATGGATACTGGGTCCGCTGATCGGTGGCTGGTTTATCTTTGGTACGGAGGCTACCGGCGAGCATGATAAGTTTGATTCACTCGTTACGCCTTATATGATGATCGGTTGCATTGTCGTCGTGGTAACGATTGTTTTTCTGTTCATCAAGCTTCCGGAGATTAAAGAAGAGATGGGAACAGAAACTGAAGAGAACCCACCGATGAGGAATCTATTGAAGCATCCGGCCTTTATATTAGCTGTAATAGCACAGTTTTTATATGTGGCGGCGCAAACGGGTACCAACTCGTTCTTTATCAATTATGTCATCGATGCCATCCCTAAGTTGCAAGATCCTATAGCGGATATTATGGCAAACCTTGGTTATTTTGGAGAGGTTTTTATGCCTAAAAATGATGAACAAGCTGCTTCCCTGATTCTGGCAATTGGAGGGATGGGGGCTTTTTTTATAGGCCGTCTGTCGGGTTCTTATTTCATGAAATTTATGGCTCCGCAGCGTTTGTTGGCGCTGTACGCTGTGGTTAATACGATATTGGTCGTGATTGTTATTCTGGATATTGGTTGGGTCTCTGTGTTTTCATTATTTACGACTTACTTCTTTATGTCGATCATGTTCCCAACAATTTTTGCACTGGGCGTAGCTGATCTGGGAACGCTTACAAAAAAGGGTTCTTCATTTCTCGTGATGGCGGTTGCCGGTGGTGCTTTTTGTCCGCCCATTATGGGATTGATTGCAGATCATTCAACGATGGCCACCGCATTTATTGTGCCTGTATTCTGCTTTGCGTTCATTGCATGGTATGCGATATGGGGAGT
- a CDS encoding L-fucose isomerase, whose amino-acid sequence MKDYPKIGIRPILDGRFGGIRESLEEVTMKKAQIVVDLFTKELRYPDGSPVQCVIADSCIGGVKEAAACAEKFERENVGVSLSVTTSWCYGSETMDMNPQIPKAIWGVNGTERPGAVYLAATLAAHNQKGLPSFGIYGRDVQEADDHTIPDDVREKLLSFAKAGLAVSIMRGKSYLSIGSVSMGIAGSMVNEDFFQDYLGMRNEYVDSTEVLRRIELGIYDHEEFERALKWTRENCREGEDFNTENKLKSREDLDKDWEFVVKMTLIIRDLMIGNDKLKDMGHPEEAYGHHAIVSGFQGQRQWTDFLPNGDFAEAILNSSFDWNGIRAPYMVATENDTLNGVSMLFNYLLTNKAQIFADVRTYWSPEAVEKVTGWKPDGKSADGFIHLINSGSATLDGTGQQTLNGEPVMKSFWEIEEDEAQACLDVTTWYPANRDYFRGGGFSSKFLSKGNMPVTMCRVNLIKGVGPVIQIAEGWTVDVPEHVHDTLDKRTDKTWPTTWFVPRVQGEGAFKDVYSVMANWGSNHGAISYGHIGKDLITLASMLRIPVCMHNVEEADVFRPAAWSAYGMDKEGSDYRACEAYGPLYK is encoded by the coding sequence ATGAAAGATTATCCGAAAATAGGAATTCGCCCCATCTTAGATGGGCGCTTTGGCGGTATACGTGAGTCTCTGGAAGAAGTAACCATGAAAAAGGCTCAGATTGTGGTAGATTTATTTACCAAAGAATTACGGTATCCTGATGGAAGTCCGGTACAATGTGTTATCGCTGATAGCTGCATCGGTGGGGTAAAAGAGGCAGCAGCTTGTGCAGAAAAATTTGAAAGAGAGAACGTGGGAGTCTCCTTGTCGGTGACAACGAGTTGGTGCTATGGTTCAGAAACAATGGATATGAATCCGCAAATTCCGAAAGCAATTTGGGGAGTGAACGGAACAGAAAGACCGGGTGCAGTATATCTGGCGGCGACCTTGGCAGCACACAATCAAAAAGGTCTGCCTTCCTTTGGGATTTATGGGCGTGATGTTCAAGAGGCTGATGATCATACCATTCCTGATGATGTTAGGGAGAAGTTGTTGTCCTTTGCAAAAGCGGGTTTAGCGGTTTCAATCATGAGGGGTAAATCATACTTATCGATCGGATCGGTTTCAATGGGTATTGCCGGATCGATGGTTAATGAAGACTTTTTTCAGGATTATTTGGGGATGCGGAATGAATATGTCGATTCAACTGAAGTTTTGAGAAGAATTGAATTGGGCATCTACGATCATGAGGAATTTGAGCGTGCTTTAAAATGGACACGGGAGAACTGTCGGGAAGGAGAAGATTTTAATACTGAAAATAAATTGAAGTCACGGGAAGACCTGGATAAAGATTGGGAGTTTGTTGTGAAGATGACCTTGATTATTCGGGACTTGATGATTGGCAATGATAAGTTAAAAGACATGGGACATCCGGAAGAAGCTTACGGACATCATGCTATCGTATCAGGTTTTCAGGGACAAAGACAGTGGACGGATTTCTTGCCAAACGGTGATTTTGCGGAAGCTATTTTGAATTCCTCTTTCGATTGGAATGGTATACGTGCCCCTTACATGGTAGCGACAGAGAATGATACATTGAATGGCGTTTCGATGCTCTTTAATTATTTGCTAACCAACAAAGCGCAGATATTTGCAGACGTTAGAACCTATTGGAGTCCGGAAGCGGTAGAAAAGGTAACAGGTTGGAAGCCGGATGGAAAGTCAGCCGATGGATTTATACACCTGATTAATTCAGGTTCAGCTACGCTGGATGGTACGGGACAGCAAACCTTGAACGGAGAGCCTGTGATGAAGTCGTTTTGGGAAATAGAAGAAGATGAAGCGCAGGCCTGTCTGGACGTAACCACTTGGTATCCTGCCAATCGGGATTACTTCCGAGGTGGCGGTTTTTCGTCGAAGTTTCTGTCGAAAGGGAATATGCCGGTCACCATGTGTCGCGTCAATCTGATCAAGGGGGTAGGTCCGGTTATCCAAATAGCGGAAGGCTGGACGGTCGATGTCCCTGAACATGTACATGATACGCTCGATAAACGAACTGACAAAACATGGCCAACAACTTGGTTCGTCCCTCGTGTACAGGGTGAAGGGGCTTTCAAAGATGTATATTCTGTAATGGCCAATTGGGGCTCTAATCATGGAGCAATTAGTTATGGTCATATTGGTAAAGACCTGATTACCCTGGCTTCCATGTTACGCATTCCCGTGTGTATGCATAACGTTGAAGAAGCGGATGTTTTCAGACCAGCGGCATGGAGCGCCTACGGTATGGATAAAGAAGGTTCTGATTACCGCGCTTGCGAAGCTTATGGACCGCTCTATAAATAA
- a CDS encoding DUF6786 family protein — MKKNNKLMMAIVLGLVLGACQTNNNSGQQMEDVEKGSFAYDLQFLKEKDSVIVLTAANGAAQVIVSPKYQAKVFTSTAEGLEGRSFGWINYDAFDGEPDPHMNGYGGEDRLWLGPEGGKFSLFFQPNTTMEFENWHTPAAIDTESWDLLSADDKKVSMKKDMTLLNYAGTELELMVDREVEIIEPDAIESLLGISLNDSVKSVGFHTKNVLTNTGDFEWDETTGAPCMWNLDMFSPSPKTVIVVPYREEASGKVATTDYFGEIPKDRVHYADGTLYLKADGKHRGKLGIPPQRATEFAGSYAADNGVLTITHFDVDNNGTYLNQEWTPDKDPLIGDAINAYNDGPLEDGSQMGPFYEIESVSPAAFLKPGDKLTHKHSVFHFTGDKNTLNSISTKILGVSLEEIEAQFSNSSN; from the coding sequence ATGAAGAAAAATAATAAGTTAATGATGGCAATCGTGCTCGGTCTTGTACTCGGGGCGTGCCAAACGAATAACAATTCAGGCCAACAAATGGAAGATGTCGAAAAAGGGAGTTTTGCTTACGATCTGCAATTCCTGAAGGAGAAAGATAGTGTCATTGTGCTCACAGCGGCTAATGGTGCTGCGCAGGTTATTGTCTCGCCAAAATACCAGGCAAAGGTGTTTACTTCTACGGCTGAAGGACTCGAGGGTCGGAGTTTTGGCTGGATCAATTATGATGCGTTTGATGGTGAGCCCGATCCGCACATGAATGGGTATGGAGGTGAAGATCGCTTATGGTTAGGTCCGGAAGGTGGTAAGTTCTCCTTGTTTTTCCAGCCCAATACGACAATGGAGTTTGAAAATTGGCATACACCGGCAGCAATTGATACAGAGAGTTGGGACTTGCTGAGTGCAGACGATAAAAAAGTGTCAATGAAAAAGGATATGACACTCTTGAATTATGCGGGTACGGAACTTGAACTTATGGTAGATCGTGAGGTGGAAATCATCGAACCGGATGCCATTGAGTCGCTGCTAGGAATAAGCTTGAATGATTCAGTAAAATCAGTAGGTTTTCATACAAAGAATGTTTTGACGAACACGGGTGATTTTGAGTGGGATGAAACAACGGGTGCTCCGTGTATGTGGAATCTGGACATGTTTTCCCCTTCACCCAAGACGGTTATTGTAGTTCCCTACCGTGAAGAGGCCAGCGGTAAAGTAGCAACGACAGACTATTTTGGGGAAATTCCGAAAGACCGGGTGCATTATGCCGACGGGACGCTGTATTTGAAAGCGGATGGTAAACATCGCGGAAAACTGGGGATACCGCCTCAGCGTGCTACAGAGTTTGCTGGGAGTTATGCAGCAGATAATGGCGTTTTGACGATTACGCACTTTGATGTCGATAATAATGGAACCTATCTGAATCAAGAATGGACGCCTGATAAAGATCCGTTGATCGGGGATGCTATTAATGCGTATAACGACGGGCCTCTGGAAGATGGTAGTCAGATGGGACCTTTTTATGAAATCGAAAGCGTGTCACCGGCTGCGTTCTTAAAGCCGGGGGATAAATTAACACACAAGCATAGTGTTTTCCATTTCACAGGTGATAAAAATACGCTGAACTCGATTTCGACTAAAATCCTTGGAGTTTCCTTGGAAGAGATTGAGGCTCAATTTTCAAATAGCTCGAATTGA
- a CDS encoding glycoside hydrolase family 172 protein, translated as MKRVTLVLLGLVAFCFASAQEKFNGLDMNMGTLSRLSDAQTRSISPENFTGEKGKGGMADPEKHKGQRNVANSALQARELGIGWKVNPYITINPGETFTIAEIDGSGAIQHIWMTPTGNWQYSIIRFYWDDETEPSVEVPVGPFFGMAWNTFAPLNSIAMTVNPGSAFNSFWKMPFRKKCKITVENINPDESMNLYYQVDYTLTEVGEDEAYFHAQYRRSDKNTNSDHVIIDGIKGKGHYVGTFMAVGVNNNGWWGEGEIKFFMDGDKDFATIVGTGTEDYFLGSYNFENKETRQYQEYSTPYAGLHQVIRPDGLYNSQQRFGMYRWHVLDPIRFEKDLKVTIQDLGWRSNHRYLPQNSDIITVAYWYQREPHARFPELPERNRLEVN; from the coding sequence ATGAAAAGAGTCACGTTAGTGCTATTGGGTCTCGTAGCATTTTGCTTTGCTTCTGCACAAGAAAAATTTAATGGGTTGGACATGAACATGGGGACATTGTCCCGTTTGTCTGATGCGCAAACACGTTCAATCAGTCCGGAAAACTTTACCGGTGAAAAAGGTAAAGGGGGAATGGCTGACCCCGAAAAACACAAAGGGCAGCGCAATGTTGCCAATTCTGCACTGCAAGCTAGGGAACTGGGTATCGGATGGAAGGTGAACCCATACATTACGATTAATCCGGGAGAGACTTTCACAATCGCCGAGATTGATGGATCAGGAGCGATTCAGCATATCTGGATGACCCCAACCGGGAATTGGCAATATTCAATCATCCGCTTTTACTGGGATGATGAAACAGAGCCTTCTGTAGAAGTGCCCGTTGGACCGTTTTTTGGCATGGCGTGGAATACTTTCGCTCCGCTAAACTCGATTGCGATGACGGTAAATCCGGGAAGTGCATTCAATAGTTTCTGGAAAATGCCTTTCCGAAAAAAATGTAAGATTACAGTAGAAAATATCAATCCCGATGAATCCATGAACTTGTACTATCAGGTTGATTATACATTAACAGAAGTGGGTGAAGATGAGGCTTATTTCCATGCGCAATACCGTCGTTCGGATAAAAATACAAATTCAGACCACGTTATTATTGATGGAATTAAAGGGAAGGGTCATTATGTTGGAACTTTTATGGCAGTTGGTGTAAATAACAACGGCTGGTGGGGTGAAGGTGAGATTAAGTTCTTTATGGACGGTGACAAAGATTTCGCAACGATTGTTGGTACGGGTACGGAAGATTATTTCTTAGGATCCTACAATTTTGAAAACAAGGAAACCCGTCAATATCAGGAGTATTCGACTCCGTATGCAGGTCTGCATCAGGTAATCCGGCCCGACGGATTGTACAATTCGCAACAACGTTTTGGTATGTATCGATGGCATGTGCTAGATCCGATTCGTTTTGAAAAAGATCTGAAAGTGACAATCCAAGACCTGGGGTGGCGGAGCAACCATCGTTACTTGCCACAAAACTCAGATATCATTACGGTAGCTTATTGGTATCAGCGCGAACCGCATGCGCGTTTCCCGGAACTGCCTGAGAGAAACCGTTTGGAAGTAAACTAG
- a CDS encoding DUF4886 domain-containing protein codes for MKSILIKIAKGDRLMRNLGYILVSLFLLTGNVSCEKAQELPPGPPTTGVVILDKDNIEMTVGERTTVRLSLEDGKSFERKFSFESSNPEIVGVERSGGYSVNVLGRRAGSAVLTFTSEDGEVELTSTVTIKEVPWDGITRVLAIGNSFSEDALEAHLHSIATAAGDSMIIANLYIGGSSLEQHLENARTNNKAYSYRKINKFGSKTTVNDVSIEEVLNDERWDYISFQQVSQNSGQYPTIEASLPGLVDYVKSKVIYSEAKYVYHQTWAYAQNSNHSGFPNYGSNQMTMYNAITDASSKAATLMDADLLIPAGTAIQNGRTSFWGDNFTRDGYHLNLDVGRYLAACTWYEALFGKSVIGNTFDPGSFMLSDVEREMAQHAAHAAVLKPFEVTDMTDYKSIDLSSFTSEIFVDVAQTQPAFGWNGLTSPVEGTSIPFLRTPEGSLTSLSLTVTERFNNINPDGQLNTNTPFNMPNSVSANSYFGNTKASFGGLLVLKSTMKISGLDPTKRYDFCFFGSRTTNEGRETKYITKGQNEVTSYLMVGSNNSNIACNEGIQPDAEGNIFVTVTAGERNDNGTGFYYLNAMRIEVR; via the coding sequence ATGAAAAGTATATTAATAAAAATAGCAAAAGGAGATAGACTGATGAGAAATCTTGGCTATATCCTTGTCAGTTTATTCCTGTTAACCGGGAATGTGTCTTGTGAAAAAGCACAGGAGTTGCCACCAGGTCCGCCTACAACCGGAGTGGTTATCCTTGATAAAGATAATATCGAAATGACGGTTGGTGAACGAACAACCGTACGGCTTTCATTGGAAGATGGGAAAAGCTTCGAAAGGAAATTTAGTTTTGAAAGTTCAAATCCGGAGATTGTAGGTGTCGAACGTTCTGGCGGTTATTCAGTGAACGTCTTAGGACGCCGTGCGGGGTCAGCTGTGCTAACCTTTACGTCTGAAGACGGTGAAGTTGAATTGACTTCGACGGTTACGATAAAAGAAGTTCCATGGGACGGTATTACTCGTGTTCTGGCAATCGGTAATAGTTTTTCCGAGGATGCGTTAGAGGCACACCTTCACTCGATCGCAACTGCAGCAGGAGATAGTATGATTATTGCGAATCTTTATATTGGAGGTTCTTCATTGGAACAACATTTAGAAAATGCCCGAACAAATAATAAAGCTTATTCCTATCGGAAGATTAATAAGTTCGGCTCAAAAACAACTGTTAATGATGTGAGTATAGAAGAGGTGCTGAACGATGAACGCTGGGATTATATCAGCTTTCAACAGGTGAGTCAAAACTCAGGGCAATATCCGACGATCGAAGCATCACTGCCAGGTTTAGTTGATTACGTTAAATCGAAAGTAATTTACTCGGAAGCCAAATATGTATATCATCAGACATGGGCTTACGCTCAGAACTCAAACCATAGTGGTTTCCCGAATTATGGAAGCAACCAAATGACGATGTATAATGCAATCACGGACGCTTCATCTAAGGCCGCAACCCTAATGGATGCTGATTTGCTGATACCAGCGGGAACCGCGATCCAGAATGGGCGAACAAGCTTCTGGGGGGATAATTTTACGCGGGACGGATATCATTTGAATTTGGATGTCGGTCGTTATCTGGCCGCATGTACTTGGTATGAAGCACTTTTTGGAAAATCTGTAATTGGCAATACGTTCGATCCCGGATCGTTTATGTTGAGTGATGTTGAGCGCGAGATGGCTCAGCATGCTGCTCACGCCGCTGTATTGAAGCCTTTTGAGGTTACTGATATGACCGATTATAAATCGATCGATCTAAGTAGTTTTACATCGGAAATTTTTGTTGATGTGGCTCAAACCCAACCTGCTTTTGGGTGGAACGGGCTTACCAGTCCGGTGGAAGGAACAAGTATTCCGTTTTTACGCACACCAGAAGGTAGTTTGACCAGTTTGTCCTTGACGGTTACAGAGCGGTTCAATAATATCAATCCTGATGGTCAGCTCAATACAAATACACCATTCAACATGCCTAATTCGGTTTCCGCAAACTCTTATTTTGGAAATACAAAAGCTTCGTTCGGTGGATTATTGGTTTTGAAAAGTACAATGAAAATCAGTGGGCTCGATCCAACGAAACGTTATGATTTCTGTTTCTTTGGTTCGCGGACAACGAATGAAGGTCGGGAAACTAAATACATTACGAAAGGCCAGAATGAGGTAACCTCCTATTTAATGGTGGGAAGTAATAATTCAAACATTGCTTGTAACGAAGGGATACAACCTGATGCTGAGGGTAATATTTTTGTTACTGTTACAGCTGGTGAGCGAAACGATAATGGAACCGGATTCTATTATCTCAATGCGATGCGCATAGAAGTTCGATGA
- a CDS encoding RagB/SusD family nutrient uptake outer membrane protein, translating to MKTIYKIGIIAAVIFAFTGCKKYLDKMPDDQLTLEMIFNDKIRTEDWLAGVYSGVPNPMWGYFKDQGYNIMGDDLTIPAEWSPFGWRNVYAFTVGDWNASSAWNPYYWVELPKRIRSGLIFLENVKPLPGVTEADVEVMKAQVRFLIAYYYSLMIEIYGPIPFKPGVIEAVDAPASELMITQTPYDSVVNWIDTELKDVSGKLPAIYSDQHDWGKATSIMALAIRAKTLLFAASPLFNGNPDFRDWKNANGSNMFQPNADPKKWDRAAAAFKELIDAAEAEGYGLYYERNADGSIDPFMSYYNMSLKKFSEGNREIIFGRPDQPDLNSWQAHHLPIGIGGNGGMGVTQELVDAFFMENGLPITDPNSGYSESGFSTADEVRNTKWRGGGPTAGTVTTTGTYNMYVNREPRFYVSVIFDNAWLGVDNRKAEFVQGGKDTRLSFDAPQNGYNARKAVSLDVFPRENRYTYQPGILYRMADAYLGYAEALNESSPDHPDILKYVNLVRERAGIPPLEAGMSQSRMREAIRRERRVEFNSEGIRIHDLRRWKIADQFLNGELWGMNFTGNVRSDDPNNNNAFFKRTFYKNRIFTNKMYLWPVPQAQMDINPNLVQAPGY from the coding sequence ATGAAAACGATATATAAAATAGGAATCATAGCAGCCGTTATTTTTGCATTTACAGGCTGTAAAAAGTATCTGGACAAAATGCCGGATGACCAACTGACCTTGGAAATGATCTTCAATGATAAGATACGGACGGAAGATTGGCTGGCGGGTGTGTATTCAGGAGTTCCAAACCCAATGTGGGGTTACTTTAAAGATCAGGGTTATAATATTATGGGGGACGATCTGACGATTCCCGCCGAATGGTCACCTTTTGGTTGGCGAAATGTATATGCCTTTACGGTAGGCGACTGGAATGCTTCATCAGCGTGGAATCCGTACTACTGGGTAGAATTACCTAAGCGTATTCGCTCTGGTCTTATTTTTCTGGAAAATGTAAAGCCGTTACCGGGGGTGACGGAAGCGGACGTCGAGGTGATGAAGGCACAGGTACGCTTTCTGATTGCTTACTATTACTCATTGATGATCGAAATCTATGGGCCTATTCCCTTCAAACCGGGTGTGATTGAAGCTGTTGACGCTCCTGCATCTGAACTGATGATTACGCAGACGCCTTATGATTCTGTCGTGAACTGGATTGATACGGAGTTGAAAGATGTATCTGGAAAGCTGCCTGCAATTTATTCGGACCAGCACGACTGGGGCAAGGCTACCTCGATAATGGCTTTGGCGATAAGGGCTAAAACATTACTTTTTGCGGCCAGCCCTTTGTTTAACGGAAACCCGGATTTTCGTGATTGGAAGAATGCGAACGGTAGTAACATGTTTCAGCCTAATGCCGACCCGAAAAAATGGGACCGAGCCGCTGCTGCCTTTAAAGAGCTGATTGATGCGGCGGAGGCTGAGGGTTATGGATTATACTATGAACGGAATGCGGACGGCTCAATTGATCCTTTTATGTCTTATTATAATATGTCGCTCAAGAAGTTTTCCGAAGGAAACCGCGAAATCATATTTGGCAGACCTGATCAGCCAGACCTAAACTCATGGCAAGCCCATCACTTACCCATTGGTATTGGAGGAAATGGAGGGATGGGAGTTACTCAAGAGCTTGTCGATGCGTTTTTTATGGAAAACGGGCTTCCTATAACCGATCCGAACTCGGGTTACTCGGAAAGCGGCTTTTCAACAGCAGACGAGGTTCGGAATACCAAGTGGAGGGGAGGCGGCCCAACCGCAGGTACGGTGACAACTACAGGTACTTATAATATGTATGTAAACCGGGAGCCGAGATTTTATGTTTCAGTCATTTTCGATAACGCATGGTTGGGGGTTGATAATAGAAAGGCGGAGTTTGTTCAGGGAGGAAAAGATACCCGACTGTCTTTTGATGCGCCACAGAATGGGTACAATGCCCGTAAGGCTGTAAGCCTGGATGTGTTTCCCAGAGAAAATCGCTACACTTATCAACCTGGTATATTGTACCGTATGGCAGATGCCTATCTTGGTTATGCGGAAGCTTTAAATGAATCCAGTCCGGATCATCCTGATATTTTAAAGTATGTGAATTTGGTTCGTGAGCGTGCTGGTATACCTCCATTGGAAGCAGGTATGTCGCAATCACGGATGCGTGAGGCCATCCGACGCGAGCGCCGGGTTGAATTTAACAGTGAAGGAATCCGTATCCACGATCTTCGCCGTTGGAAGATTGCTGATCAGTTCTTAAATGGTGAATTATGGGGAATGAACTTTACAGGGAATGTTCGTAGTGATGATCCGAATAATAACAACGCATTCTTTAAGCGAACCTTTTACAAAAACCGCATTTTCACAAATAAAATGTACTTATGGCCGGTTCCGCAAGCTCAGATGGATATTAACCCTAATCTTGTTCAGGCTCCTGGATATTAA